In the Rattus rattus isolate New Zealand chromosome 18, Rrattus_CSIRO_v1, whole genome shotgun sequence genome, one interval contains:
- the B3galt4 gene encoding beta-1,3-galactosyltransferase 4 codes for MLPGRAWLTPSLLQQLVRAALAAPSALNSSAHRSLRLTMPLSLFRRLLLAVLLLVIIWTLFGPSGLGEELLSLSLASLLPAPASPGPPLALPRLLIPNPQACGGSGPPPFLLILVCTAPEHLNQRNAIRGSWGAIREARGFRVQTLFLLGEPLGQQFADLASESAAQGDVLQASFQDSYRNLTLKTLTGLNWVNKYCPMARYILKTDDDVYVNVPELVSELIQRGGPSEQWQKGKEPQEETTAVHKEHKGQAVPLLYLGRVHWRVRPTRTPESRHHVSEELWPENWGPFPPYASGTGYVLSISAVQLILKVASRAPYLPLEDVFVGVSARRGGLAPTHCVKLAGATHYPLDRCCYGKFLLTSHKVDPWKMQEAWKLVRGLNGRRTEPFCSWLQGFLGTLRCRFIAWLNS; via the coding sequence ATGCTACCGGGCCGTGCATGGCTCACCCCGTCTCTGCTGCAGCAGCTGGTTAGGGCCGCTCTCGCAGCTCCCAGCGCTCTTAACAGCTCTGCCCACAGGTCTCTGCGGCTCACCATGCCCCTCAGCCTCTTCCGGCGCCTCCTTCTGGCGGTCCTACTACTGGTGATCATCTGGACACTGTTTGGACCATCGGGTTTGGGGGAGGAGCTGCTGAGCCTGTCCCTGGCGTCCCTTCTGCCAGCCCCAGCCTCGCCAGGACCACCCCTGGCCCTGCCCCGCCTCTTGATTCCTAACCCCCAGGCCTGTGGTGGCTCCGGACCCCCTCCTTTCCTGCTCATCCTGGTGTGTACGGCCCCGGAGCACCTGAACCAGAGAAACGCCATTCGGGGATCTTGGGGCGCCATTCGCGAGGCCCGCGGGTTCAGGGTGCAGACGCTCTTCCTCCTGGGAGAACCTTTGGGACAGCAGTTTGCTGACCTGGCCTCAGAGTCAGCAGCACAGGGGGATGTCTTGCAGGCCTCCTTCCAGGATTCCTACCGCAACCTCACCCTCAAGACCCTCACCGGACTGAACTGGGTGAACAAATACTGTCCTATGGCCCGGTACATCCTCAAGACAGATGATGACGTGTATGTCAATGTCCCAGAGCTGGTGTCAGAACTGATACAGAGAGGGGGGCCTTCAGAGCAATGGCAGAAGGGCAAAGAGCCACAGGAGGAGACAACAGCTGTCCACAAAGAGCACAAAGGCCAGGCAGTGCCCCTTCTGTATTTAGGCCGGGTGCACTGGAGGGTGAGGCCCACTCGAACACCAGAGTCCCGGCACCACGTGTCAGAAGAACTGTGGCCAGAAAACTGGGGTCCTTTCCCACCCTACGCCTCCGGCACGGGGTATGTATTGTCTATCTCTGCTGTGCAGCTCATTCTGAAGGTGGCCAGCCGGGCCCCATATCTACCTCTGGAGGATGTCTTTGTGGGAGTGAGCGCAAGGCGAGGGGGCCTTGCCCCCACACACTGTGTGAAGTTGGCTGGTGCTACCCACTACCCACTGGATAGGTGCTGTTACGGGAAGTTCCTGCTGACGTCCCACAAGGTGGATCCTTGGAAAATGCAGGAAGCCTGGAAGCTGGTGAGAGGACTGAATGGGAGAAGGACTGAGCCCTTTTGTTCCTGGCTCCAGGGATTTCTGGGTACCTTGAGGTGCCGGTTCATAGCCTGGCTCAATAGTTGA
- the Rps18 gene encoding 40S ribosomal protein S18, protein MSLVIPEKFQHILRVLNTNIDGRRKIAFAITAIKGVGRRYAHVVLRKADIDLTKRAGELTEDEVERVITIMQNPRQYKIPDWFLNRQKDVKDGKYSQVLANGLDNKLREDLERLKKIRAHRGLRHFWGLRVRGQHTKTTGRRGRTVGVSKKK, encoded by the exons ATG TCCCTAGTGATCCCCGAGAAGTTTCAGCACATCCTGCGAGTACTCAACACCAACATCGATGGGCGGCGGAAAATAGCCTTCGCTATCACTGCCATTAAG GGTGTGGGGCGGAGATACGCTCATGTGGTGTTGAGGAAAGCAGACATTGACCTCACCAAGAGGGCTGGGGAGCTCACGGAGGACGAGGTGGAGCGTGTGATCACCATCATGCAGAATCCACGACAATACAAGATCCCCGACTGGTTCTTGAACAGACAGAAGGACGTGAAGGATGGGAAGTATAGCCAG GTTCTGGCCAACGGTCTAGACAACAAGCTGCGTGAGGACCTGGAGCGGCTGAAGAAAATCCGAGCCCATAGAGGGCTGCGCCACTTTTGGGG CCTTCGTGTCCGGGGTCAGCACACCAAGACCACTGGCCGCAGGGGCCGTACTGTGGGTGTGTCCAAGAAGAAATGA
- the Vps52 gene encoding LOW QUALITY PROTEIN: vacuolar protein sorting-associated protein 52 homolog (The sequence of the model RefSeq protein was modified relative to this genomic sequence to represent the inferred CDS: substituted 1 base at 1 genomic stop codon) has product MAAAATMAAAARELVLRAGASDMEEEEGPLGAGSGLQEPLQLGELDITSDEFILDEVDVHIQANLEDELVKEALKTGVDLRHYSKQVELELQQIEQKSIRDYIQESENIASLHNQITACDAVLERMEQMLGAFQSDLSSISCEIRTLQEQWGPXTSDRNGRQFPGKLGELNRWASGASALVTAILEAPVTEPRFLEQLQELDAKAAAVREQEARGTAACADVRGVLDRLRVKAVTKIREFILQKIYSFRKPMTNYQIPQTALLKYRFFYQFLLGNERATAKEVRDEYVETLSKIYLSYYRSYVGRLMKVQYEEVAEKDDLMGVEDTAKKGFFSKPSLRSRNTIFTLGTRGAVISPAELEAPILVPHTAQRGEQRYPFEALFRSQHYALLDNSCREYLFICEFFVVSGPAAHDLFHAVMGRTLSMTLKHLESYLADCYDAIAVFLCIHIVLRFRNIAAKRDVPALDRYWEQVLALLWPRFELILEMNVQSVRSTDPQRLGGLDTRPHYITRRYAEFSSALVSINQTIPNERTLQLLGQLQVEVENFVLRVAAEFSSRKEQLVFLINNYDMMLGVLMERAADDSKEVESFQQLLNARTQEFIEELLSPPLRSGGFEGGLDWRGQAESLRGGRSFTNFRNGTSIIQGALTQLIQLYHRFHRVLSQPQLRALPARAELINIHHLMVELKKHKPNF; this is encoded by the exons ATGGCAGCCGCGGCGACCATGGCGGCTGCTGCCCGGGAGCTGGTGTTGCGGGCCGGCGCTTCAgatatggaggaggaggagggcccgCTG GGGGCTGGTTCTGGACTCCAAGAGCCCCTACAACTCGGGGAGTTGGATATCACCTCTGATGAATTCATCTTGGATGAAGTGGATG TTCACATCCAGGCAAATCTGGAAGACGAGTTAGTGAAGGAAGCTCTCAAAACG GGTGTGGATCTTCGACACTATTCAAAGCAGGTGGAGCTCGAGCTGCAGCAGATTGAGCAGAAGTCAATCCGGGACT ACATCCAAGAGAGTGAAAACATAGCCTCTCTGCACAATCAGATCACAGCCTGTGACGCCGTCCTGGAG CGCATGGAGCAGATGCTGGGAGCTTTTCAGAGCGACCTCAGCTCCATCAGCTGTGAGATCCGCACCCTGCAGGAGCAGTGGGGGCCATGAACATCCGACCGTAACGGCAGGCAGTTCCCAGGGAAACTTGGGGAACTCAATCGATGGGCTAGTGGTGCCTCTGCTCTGGTCAC AGCAATTCTCGAAGCTCCAGTGACAGAGCCCAGGTTCCTGGAGCAGCTCCAGGAGCTGGACGCCAAGGCGGCTGCGGTCAGAGAGCAGGAGGCAAGAGGCACGGCCGCCTGTGCAGACGTCAGAGGCGTGCTCGACCGGCTCCGGGTCAAG GCGGTGACAAAGATCCGTGAGTTCATTCTCCAGAAGATTTACTCGTTCCGAAAGCCGATGACCAACTATCAGATCCCCCAGACGGCCCTGCTGAAGTACAG gtttttctatcagttcctgctGGGCAATGAGCGTGCTACAGCCAAGGAGGTCAGGGATGAGTACGTAGAGACACTGAGCAAGATCTACCTGTCATACTACCGCTCGTACGTGGGGCGGCTCATGAAAGTGCAG TACGAGGAAGTTGCTGAGAAAGACGATCTAATGGGTGTAGAAGACACAGCAAAGAAAG GATTCTTCTCGAAGCCTTCCCTCCGAAGCAGGAACACCATCTTTACCCTGGGCACCCGTGGTGCTGTCATCTCACCGGCTGAGCTCGAGGCCCCCATCCTGGTGCCCCATACTGCCCAGCGTGGAGAGCAGAGG TATCCGTTTGAAGCGCTCTTCCGCAGCCAGCACTATGCCCTCCTTGACAATTCTTGCCGTGAATATCTCTtcatctgtgaattttttgtCGTCTCTGGCCCGGCTGCCCATGACCTGTTCCACGCCGTCATGGGCCGCACGCTGTCCATGACGCTG AAACACCTGGAGTCCTACCTGGCCGACTGCTACGACGCCATTGCTGTTTTTCTCTGTATCCACATTGTTCTCCGGTTCCGCAACATAGCAGCAAAGAGGGACGTCCCTGCCCTGGACAG GTACTGGGAGCAGGTGCTGGCCCTGCTGTGGCCTCGGTTTGAGCTCATCCTGGAGATGAATGTACAGAGCGTCCGCAGCACTGACCCCCAGCGCCTCGGGGGGCTGGACACCCGGCCCCACTAT ATCACACGCCGCTATGCCGAGTTCTCTTCCGCACTTGTCAGCATCAACCAGACCATCCCCAATGAGCGCACGCTGCAGCTGCTGGGACAGCTACAG GTGGAGGTGGAGAACTTTGTCCTCCGCGTGGCTGCGGAGTTCTCCTCCAGGAAGGAGCAGCTCGTGTTTCTGATCAACAACTATGACATGATGCTGGGTGTGCTGATG GAGCGGGCTGCTGACGACAGCAAAGAGGTGGAGAGTTTCCAGCAGCTGCTCAATGCTCGGACACAG GAGTTCATTGAAGAGTTGCTGTCACCCCCTTTGAGGTCCGGTGGCTTTGAAGGAGGCCTTGATTGGCGTGGGCAGGCGGAGTCCCTGAGGGGAGGAAG GAGTTTTACCAACTTTCGAAATGGAACCAGCATCATCCAG GGGGCGCTCACACAGCTGATCCAGCTCTACCATCGCTTCCACCGCGTGCTGTCCCAGCCTCAGCTCCGCGCCCTTCCTGCCAGGGCCGAACTCATCAACATCCATCACCTCATGGTGGAGCTGAAGAAACACAAGCCGAACTTTTGA